A window of the Microvirga terrae genome harbors these coding sequences:
- the carB gene encoding carbamoyl-phosphate synthase large subunit: MPKRTDISSILIVGAGPIIIGQAVEFDYSGTQAVKALKEEGYRIILVNSNPATIMTDPDLADATYVEPITPEIVAKIIEKERPDAILPTMGGQTALNCALSLKKMGVLDRFNVEMIGATAEAIDKAEDRQLFREAMTKIGLDTPKSRLANASALKKADRDAYLAELARMEALDIHPGDKKRMIAAYKLKWDAAENERRKRYQEHAMGEALLALAEVGLPAILRPSFTMGGTGGGIAYNREEFLDIVERGLDASPTNEVLIEESVLGWKEYEMEVVRDRADNCIIICSIENFDPMGVHTGDSITVAPALTLTDKEYQIMRDASLAVLREIGVETGGSNVQFAINPENGRMIVIEMNPRVSRSSALASKATGFPIAKVAAKLAVGYTLDEIANDITGGATPASFEPTIDYVVTKIPRFAFEKFPGAEPTLTTAMKSVGEAMAIGRSFPESLQKALRSLETGLTGLDEIEIEGLGKGDDKNAIKAAIGTPTPDRILKVVQALRLGVSHDEVYASCKIDPWFLEQLQGIVDMEAKVKAHGLPQTAGAFRQLKALGFSDARLAVLAHKTEAEVRELRRSLSVRPVYKRIDTCAAEFASPTAYMYSTYAAPFAGAPVDESNPSDAKKVIILGGGPNRIGQGIEFDYCCCHACFALKDAGYETIMINCNPETVSTDYDTSDRLYFEPLTQEDVLEIIETERSKGTLHGVIVQFGGQTPLKLARALEEADVPILGTSPDAIDLAEDRDRFKRLLDKLHLKQPKNGIAYSVEQARLIAADLGLPFVVRPSYVLGGRAMAIIRDEAQFEDYLLGTLPSLIPSDIKARYPNDKTGQINTVLGKNPLLFDRYLSDAVEVDVDCLCDGKDSFIAGIMEHIEEAGIHSGDSACSLPPRSLSPEIIAELERQTKALALALEVGGLMNVQYAIKDGTIYVLEVNPRASRTVPFVAKVIGEPIAKIAARIMAGESLAKFGLTPKVLPHIGVKEAVFPFNRFPGVDVLLGPEMRSTGEVIGLDRGFGVAFAKSQLGAGSQLPKTGTLFVSVRDSDKERILPAVRMLEEVGFQILATAGTQKYLETQGVKARRINKVLEGRPHVVDAMKNGDIQLVFNTTEGAGALSDSRSLRQAALLHKIPYYTTLAGAVAAAEGIKAYLSGDLEVRALQEYFA; the protein is encoded by the coding sequence ATGCCAAAGCGGACAGACATCTCCTCCATCCTCATCGTCGGCGCCGGACCGATCATCATCGGCCAGGCCGTGGAGTTCGATTACTCGGGCACCCAGGCCGTGAAGGCCCTGAAGGAGGAAGGCTACCGCATCATCCTGGTGAACTCGAATCCCGCGACGATCATGACCGATCCCGATCTCGCGGACGCCACCTATGTGGAGCCGATCACTCCCGAGATCGTGGCCAAGATCATCGAGAAGGAGCGCCCCGACGCAATCCTGCCGACCATGGGCGGCCAGACGGCCTTGAATTGTGCCCTGTCGCTCAAGAAAATGGGCGTTCTCGACCGCTTCAACGTGGAGATGATCGGCGCGACGGCGGAGGCCATCGACAAGGCCGAGGACCGGCAGCTCTTCCGCGAGGCCATGACCAAGATCGGCCTCGACACCCCGAAATCGCGCCTTGCCAACGCGTCGGCCCTCAAGAAGGCCGACCGGGACGCCTACCTGGCCGAACTCGCCCGCATGGAAGCCCTCGACATTCACCCGGGCGACAAGAAGCGGATGATCGCCGCCTACAAGCTCAAGTGGGATGCCGCCGAGAACGAGCGGCGCAAGCGTTACCAGGAGCACGCCATGGGCGAGGCTCTGCTGGCTTTGGCAGAGGTGGGTCTTCCGGCCATCCTCCGCCCGTCCTTCACCATGGGCGGGACCGGCGGCGGCATCGCGTACAACCGCGAGGAGTTCCTCGACATCGTCGAGCGGGGCCTCGACGCCTCGCCGACCAACGAGGTGCTGATCGAGGAGAGCGTGCTCGGCTGGAAGGAGTACGAGATGGAGGTCGTCCGCGACAGGGCGGACAACTGCATCATCATCTGCTCCATCGAGAACTTCGACCCGATGGGGGTGCATACGGGCGACTCGATCACAGTGGCGCCGGCGCTCACGCTCACCGACAAGGAATACCAGATCATGCGCGACGCCTCCTTGGCGGTCCTGCGCGAGATCGGCGTCGAGACCGGCGGATCGAACGTGCAGTTCGCGATCAACCCGGAAAACGGGCGCATGATCGTGATCGAGATGAACCCGCGCGTGTCGCGCTCCTCGGCACTGGCCTCGAAAGCCACGGGCTTCCCCATCGCCAAGGTGGCGGCGAAGCTCGCCGTCGGCTACACCCTCGACGAGATCGCCAACGACATCACGGGGGGCGCGACGCCCGCCTCCTTCGAGCCGACCATCGACTACGTGGTCACCAAGATCCCCCGCTTCGCCTTCGAGAAGTTCCCCGGCGCCGAGCCCACCCTCACCACGGCGATGAAGTCGGTCGGCGAGGCCATGGCGATCGGCCGCTCCTTCCCGGAATCGCTTCAGAAGGCCCTGCGCTCCCTCGAAACCGGGCTCACCGGCCTCGACGAGATCGAGATCGAAGGTCTCGGCAAAGGCGACGACAAGAATGCCATCAAGGCCGCCATCGGTACGCCGACCCCGGACCGGATCCTCAAGGTGGTTCAGGCCCTGCGCCTCGGCGTCAGCCATGACGAGGTCTATGCCTCCTGCAAGATAGACCCCTGGTTCCTGGAGCAGCTTCAGGGCATCGTCGACATGGAAGCGAAGGTCAAAGCGCATGGTCTGCCGCAGACCGCCGGCGCCTTCCGCCAGCTGAAGGCTCTTGGCTTCTCGGACGCACGCCTGGCGGTGCTCGCCCACAAGACCGAGGCCGAGGTGCGCGAGTTGCGCCGCTCGCTCTCCGTCCGACCGGTCTACAAGCGGATCGACACCTGCGCGGCCGAGTTCGCCTCGCCGACCGCTTACATGTATTCGACCTATGCGGCGCCCTTCGCCGGGGCGCCTGTGGACGAATCCAACCCGTCCGACGCCAAGAAGGTCATCATCCTGGGCGGCGGACCGAACCGCATCGGCCAGGGCATCGAGTTCGATTATTGCTGCTGTCATGCCTGCTTCGCGCTCAAAGATGCGGGCTATGAGACCATCATGATCAACTGCAACCCGGAGACGGTCTCGACCGACTACGACACCTCCGACCGGCTCTATTTCGAGCCGCTGACGCAGGAGGATGTGCTGGAGATCATCGAAACCGAGCGTTCCAAGGGCACGCTCCACGGCGTCATCGTGCAGTTCGGCGGCCAGACGCCGCTCAAGCTCGCTCGTGCCCTCGAGGAGGCCGACGTGCCGATCCTCGGCACCTCGCCGGATGCCATCGATCTCGCCGAGGATCGCGACCGGTTCAAGCGCCTGCTCGACAAGCTCCACCTGAAGCAGCCGAAGAACGGCATCGCCTATTCGGTGGAGCAGGCCCGGCTGATCGCCGCCGATCTGGGCCTCCCCTTCGTGGTGCGGCCCTCCTACGTGCTCGGCGGCCGGGCCATGGCCATCATCCGCGACGAGGCTCAGTTCGAGGATTACCTGCTTGGCACCCTGCCGAGCCTGATCCCCTCGGACATCAAGGCCCGTTACCCCAACGACAAGACTGGCCAGATCAACACGGTGCTGGGCAAGAACCCCCTGCTCTTCGACCGCTATCTCTCGGATGCCGTGGAAGTGGACGTCGACTGCCTCTGCGATGGGAAGGACAGCTTCATCGCGGGAATCATGGAGCATATCGAGGAGGCGGGCATCCACTCGGGCGATTCGGCTTGCTCCCTGCCGCCGCGCTCCTTGTCTCCGGAGATCATCGCCGAGCTGGAGCGCCAGACGAAGGCCCTTGCCCTGGCTCTTGAAGTCGGCGGTCTGATGAACGTCCAGTACGCCATCAAGGACGGCACGATCTACGTGCTGGAGGTCAATCCCCGGGCCTCACGGACGGTCCCGTTCGTGGCCAAGGTCATCGGCGAGCCCATCGCCAAGATCGCCGCTCGGATCATGGCAGGAGAAAGCCTGGCGAAGTTCGGCCTGACCCCGAAGGTGCTGCCGCATATCGGCGTCAAGGAAGCCGTCTTCCCCTTCAACCGCTTCCCGGGGGTCGACGTGCTGCTCGGACCGGAAATGCGCTCGACCGGCGAGGTCATCGGCTTGGATCGCGGCTTCGGCGTAGCCTTCGCCAAGAGCCAGCTCGGCGCCGGCAGCCAGTTGCCCAAGACCGGCACCCTGTTCGTGTCCGTGCGCGACTCGGATAAGGAACGGATCCTGCCGGCGGTGCGGATGCTGGAGGAGGTCGGATTCCAGATCCTGGCGACCGCCGGGACCCAGAAGTACCTCGAAACCCAGGGCGTCAAAGCCCGGCGGATCAACAAGGTGCTGGAAGGCCGCCCGCACGTGGTCGACGCCATGAAGAACGGCGACATCCAACTCGTCTTCAATACCACCGAAGGAGCGGGCGCTCTCTCGGATTCCCGTTCACTACGACAAGCTGCCCTCTTGCATAAGATACCTTACTACACCACTCTTGCAGGAGCGGTCGCCGCGGCCGAGGGCATCAAGGCATACCTCAGCGGCGATCTGGAAGTCCGGGCGCTTCAGGAATACTTTGCCTGA
- a CDS encoding SDR family NAD(P)-dependent oxidoreductase, whose translation MATMEEPRWTLITGASSGIGADLARVFAGREYSLVLAARRHERLEVLAAEIRRTHDVPVEILAIDLEDREAPQDLHEMLRERGIAVHTLVNNAGFGLRGYFASLPHEKQLAMIDLNVMALTSLSRLMLPGMIERRRGGILNVASLAAFQAGPYMAVYYATKAFVLSLSEALHDEARLHGVTVTALCPGPTESEFSDTAGLKDSRLFRSGVMSSADVARIGVDGYEARRAIVVAGARNRVGAIGAKFAPRFLSRRIAGLLQGMR comes from the coding sequence ATGGCCACGATGGAAGAGCCGCGCTGGACGCTGATCACGGGAGCATCCAGCGGGATCGGTGCGGATCTGGCGCGCGTCTTTGCGGGGCGGGAATATTCCCTCGTCCTGGCGGCCCGGCGGCACGAGCGGCTGGAAGTGCTGGCCGCGGAGATCCGCCGGACCCATGACGTGCCGGTCGAGATCCTGGCGATCGATCTCGAGGACCGGGAGGCGCCGCAGGATCTCCATGAGATGCTTCGGGAGCGGGGAATAGCGGTCCATACCCTGGTCAACAACGCCGGCTTTGGGCTGCGCGGTTACTTCGCGTCCCTTCCGCACGAGAAGCAGCTCGCCATGATCGACCTCAACGTCATGGCGCTCACCTCTCTCAGCCGTCTCATGCTGCCGGGAATGATCGAGCGACGGCGGGGAGGCATCCTGAACGTCGCGTCCCTCGCGGCCTTCCAGGCCGGGCCCTACATGGCGGTTTATTACGCGACGAAAGCCTTCGTCCTGTCTCTCTCCGAAGCCCTACACGACGAAGCCAGGCTCCATGGAGTCACGGTCACGGCCCTCTGTCCGGGGCCGACCGAGAGCGAATTCTCCGACACGGCGGGCCTGAAGGATTCGCGCCTCTTCCGATCGGGGGTCATGTCCTCGGCGGATGTCGCGCGCATCGGAGTGGACGGCTATGAGGCCAGGCGAGCGATCGTTGTGGCCGGGGCCCGGAACCGGGTCGGTGCGATCGGGGCGAAGTTCGCCCCGCGCTTTCTCTCGCGCAGGATCGCCGGACTTCTGCAGGGGATGAGGTGA
- a CDS encoding GtrA family protein, which translates to MITSRPLQRLIRQFTAFFGVGLAAAVAHYGLLIALVEGGAAHPVPATLAGYVAGGLVSYLLNRKHTYESDRPHREATWRFALVAFVGFLVTWFLMHAFTVWLGGPYLPSQVITTGVVMLWSFLAHKRWTFA; encoded by the coding sequence GTGATCACCTCTCGCCCCCTTCAGCGCCTGATCCGTCAGTTCACCGCCTTCTTCGGAGTGGGCCTTGCGGCTGCCGTGGCTCATTACGGCCTTCTCATCGCCCTGGTCGAAGGAGGAGCAGCCCACCCCGTTCCTGCGACGCTCGCCGGATATGTGGCGGGAGGGCTCGTGTCCTACCTGCTCAACCGCAAGCATACTTACGAGAGCGACCGGCCCCACCGGGAGGCCACGTGGCGCTTTGCCCTGGTGGCCTTCGTTGGATTTCTCGTGACCTGGTTTCTCATGCACGCTTTCACAGTGTGGCTCGGCGGACCGTATCTCCCGTCCCAGGTCATCACCACGGGCGTCGTGATGCTCTGGAGCTTCCTGGCGCACAAAAGGTGGACATTCGCATGA
- a CDS encoding formate/nitrite transporter family protein yields the protein MTDASPDRPAEPKQRDSFNPAEKTPDLSSKERKTIEAQSRPNAALIHETIRAEGESELDRTASALLLSGLAAGLSMGFSLTVEGLLHAHLPDASWKPLVSSFGYTIGFLIVVLGRQQLFTENTLTPILPLLHNRDGRTLLRVVKLWAIVLVANIVATWIFAAVIAHTSLFAPEVKQAFGEISHKVVASPFGTTVLKAIFAGWLIALMVWLLPGADSARLLVILIITYVVAIGGFSHLIAGSVDGFYLVETGQATWTEYVVRFFLPTLVGNVLGGVALVAALNFGQVVPELQ from the coding sequence ATGACCGACGCCTCACCGGACAGGCCCGCTGAACCGAAGCAACGTGACAGCTTCAACCCCGCCGAAAAAACCCCGGACTTGTCCTCCAAGGAAAGAAAGACCATCGAGGCCCAGAGCCGGCCGAACGCGGCGCTCATCCACGAGACGATCCGGGCCGAAGGCGAAAGCGAGCTCGACCGAACCGCATCGGCGCTCCTCCTCTCCGGACTGGCCGCCGGCCTGTCCATGGGGTTTTCCCTGACGGTAGAAGGATTGCTGCACGCGCATCTGCCGGACGCATCCTGGAAACCCCTGGTGAGCAGCTTCGGCTACACGATCGGCTTCCTGATCGTCGTGCTCGGCCGTCAGCAGCTCTTCACCGAGAATACCCTCACGCCCATCCTGCCCCTCCTGCACAACCGGGACGGACGCACGCTGCTGCGGGTGGTCAAGCTGTGGGCCATCGTTCTGGTGGCCAACATCGTGGCGACCTGGATCTTCGCGGCTGTCATTGCGCATACCTCCCTCTTCGCGCCTGAGGTCAAGCAGGCTTTCGGGGAGATCAGCCACAAGGTCGTGGCCTCGCCCTTCGGAACCACCGTGCTGAAGGCCATCTTCGCTGGCTGGCTTATCGCCCTGATGGTCTGGCTTCTGCCGGGAGCCGATTCCGCACGCCTTCTTGTGATCCTCATCATCACCTACGTGGTGGCCATCGGCGGCTTCTCGCACCTGATCGCGGGATCGGTCGACGGGTTCTACCTGGTGGAAACGGGTCAGGCCACGTGGACGGAATACGTCGTGCGCTTCTTCCTGCCGACCCTCGTCGGCAATGTTCTGGGCGGCGTGGCTCTCGTGGCCGCGCTCAATTTCGGGCAGGTCGTTCCCGAACTCCAATAG
- a CDS encoding MFS transporter, producing the protein MAIVENAGVVPTNKAPAVPRSRLAVALIELALAVGSFGIGTGEFAIMGLLPNVAQEFNVTTPEAGYAISAYALGVVVGAPIIAVMAAKLARQTLLLLMMAIFAVGNAVSALAPSFESFVLLRFLTGLPHGAYFGVAALVAASLVPPNKRTQAVARVMMGLTVATLLGTPVATWFGQILTWRIAFGAVGFMGALTVLLIWLFLPKDRVQEGASPMRELGAFRRKQVWFTLGIGAVGFGGLFSVFSYIASTATEVAGMPDNAVPVMMALFGSGMIVGNLVGAWFADRNLMATIGGVLASSAVVMTVLWLTAENPYLLSACVFLVGCSVAIGPALQTRLMDVAADAQTLAAALNHSAFNIANALGAWLGGLAIAAGYGFASTGWVGAVLAMAGLGVFGLSLISDQRSVRSSVSRA; encoded by the coding sequence ATGGCCATTGTTGAGAACGCCGGCGTTGTGCCGACGAATAAGGCTCCCGCCGTCCCGCGCTCCCGCTTGGCCGTTGCGCTGATCGAGCTGGCGCTCGCAGTCGGCAGCTTCGGCATCGGAACGGGCGAGTTCGCCATCATGGGATTGCTGCCCAACGTCGCCCAGGAATTCAACGTCACGACACCGGAGGCCGGCTACGCGATCAGCGCATATGCGCTCGGGGTCGTCGTGGGAGCGCCCATCATCGCCGTGATGGCGGCAAAGCTGGCGCGCCAGACACTGCTCCTCCTTATGATGGCGATCTTCGCCGTCGGCAACGCGGTCAGCGCTCTTGCGCCGAGCTTCGAGTCCTTCGTGCTCCTGCGCTTTCTCACGGGCCTGCCGCATGGCGCCTATTTCGGCGTGGCCGCCCTCGTGGCAGCCTCCCTGGTTCCGCCGAACAAGCGCACTCAGGCTGTAGCCCGCGTCATGATGGGGCTCACGGTCGCGACCCTGCTCGGAACCCCGGTGGCCACCTGGTTCGGGCAGATCCTGACCTGGCGGATCGCCTTTGGGGCCGTCGGCTTCATGGGGGCGCTGACGGTGCTGCTGATCTGGCTCTTCCTGCCGAAGGACAGGGTTCAGGAGGGAGCGAGCCCGATGCGGGAGCTCGGGGCCTTCCGGCGCAAGCAGGTCTGGTTCACTCTCGGAATCGGCGCCGTGGGCTTCGGCGGCCTGTTCTCCGTCTTCTCCTACATCGCCTCCACGGCCACGGAGGTCGCCGGGATGCCCGACAACGCCGTTCCGGTCATGATGGCCCTGTTCGGCTCCGGCATGATCGTCGGCAATCTCGTCGGGGCCTGGTTCGCAGACCGGAACCTGATGGCGACCATCGGGGGCGTGCTGGCCTCCAGCGCCGTGGTGATGACCGTTCTCTGGCTGACGGCCGAGAACCCTTACCTGCTCTCGGCCTGCGTCTTCCTCGTCGGCTGCAGCGTCGCCATCGGGCCCGCACTCCAGACCCGCCTGATGGACGTGGCGGCAGACGCCCAGACCCTCGCGGCGGCCCTCAATCACTCGGCCTTCAACATCGCCAATGCGCTCGGCGCCTGGCTTGGCGGTCTTGCGATCGCGGCCGGCTACGGCTTTGCCTCGACCGGCTGGGTCGGCGCGGTCCTGGCTATGGCCGGGCTCGGCGTGTTCGGCCTGTCACTGATAAGCGATCAGCGCTCCGTGAGGTCGTCCGTCTCGCGGGCCTGA
- a CDS encoding class I SAM-dependent methyltransferase, whose product MNWRDYWNQDTPIYASERHKLLHYRLIADDIIGLVPSPEATVLDYGCGEALFADKVAAKCGRLYLSDAAPLVRERLNGRFSDNRQITVLSTDHVTELPDASLDLIVVNSLVQYLSLDEFRSLLRLMHGKLRADGTLILGDVIPPDISPITDAKALLSFAWRGGFLRSAVASLARTAFSEYRTIREEIGLAQYSDEEIIDLLEDAGFVPERFQRNLGHNQARMTYLARPAQARETDDLTER is encoded by the coding sequence ATGAACTGGCGCGACTACTGGAACCAGGACACGCCGATCTATGCGAGCGAGCGGCACAAGCTTCTGCACTACCGCCTGATCGCCGACGACATCATCGGCCTCGTCCCGTCTCCCGAAGCCACCGTGCTGGACTACGGCTGCGGCGAGGCGCTATTCGCCGACAAGGTGGCGGCCAAATGCGGCCGGCTCTATCTGAGCGATGCCGCACCGCTTGTTCGGGAACGTCTGAACGGGCGCTTTAGCGACAACAGGCAGATCACCGTCCTGTCGACCGACCACGTGACCGAGCTTCCGGACGCTTCGCTCGACCTGATCGTGGTGAATTCGCTCGTTCAGTATCTCTCCCTCGACGAGTTTCGCAGCCTCCTGAGGCTCATGCACGGGAAATTGCGAGCCGACGGCACGTTGATCCTGGGCGACGTCATACCGCCGGACATCAGCCCGATCACCGACGCGAAAGCTCTGCTCTCCTTCGCCTGGCGGGGCGGCTTCCTGCGATCGGCCGTTGCCAGCCTCGCCCGCACCGCCTTTTCGGAGTATCGCACGATCCGCGAGGAGATCGGCTTGGCGCAGTACAGCGACGAGGAGATCATCGACCTCCTCGAGGATGCCGGGTTTGTGCCGGAACGGTTCCAACGGAACCTTGGGCACAACCAGGCCCGCATGACCTATCTGGCAAGGCCGGCTCAGGCCCGCGAGACGGACGACCTCACGGAGCGCTGA
- a CDS encoding MarR family winged helix-turn-helix transcriptional regulator, translating to MTKKPEMLALDNQLCFAFYSVSHAFSRAYRRFLDPLGLTYPQYVVLLVLWEQDDLTVKEIGDRLFLDSGTLTPLLKRLESAGHIRRTRDSKDERQVRISLTETGRSLREKAEEIPKQVGCVLGLSFDEVRTLTQEVAKLRGRLHDSAAVSAKS from the coding sequence ATGACGAAGAAGCCTGAGATGCTAGCGCTCGACAATCAGCTCTGTTTTGCCTTCTATTCCGTGTCGCACGCTTTCAGCCGCGCCTATCGCCGGTTCCTCGACCCGCTCGGCCTAACCTACCCGCAATATGTCGTCCTGCTGGTGCTCTGGGAGCAGGATGATCTCACGGTCAAGGAGATCGGCGACCGGCTGTTTCTCGACTCCGGCACCCTCACCCCGCTGCTCAAGCGTCTCGAGAGTGCGGGGCACATCCGGCGCACCCGCGACAGCAAGGACGAGCGGCAGGTCAGAATTTCCCTCACCGAGACCGGCCGCTCCCTGCGGGAGAAGGCGGAGGAGATCCCCAAACAGGTCGGCTGCGTGCTTGGCCTATCCTTCGACGAGGTCCGCACGCTCACCCAGGAGGTTGCGAAACTGCGCGGCAGGCTCCATGACTCGGCGGCAGTTTCGGCGAAGTCCTGA
- a CDS encoding organic hydroperoxide resistance protein, which translates to MTPLYTAYASARGGREGVAASDDGRLEVRLSTPKELGGGGGEGTNPEQLFAAGYSACFLGALKFVASQNKVALPSDASIEAKVGIGKRDDGAGFGLVVELKANLPGLTQEQATDLVHKADVVCPYSHAIRGNVQVTLSV; encoded by the coding sequence ATGACCCCTCTCTACACTGCCTATGCTTCAGCCCGCGGCGGCCGCGAAGGCGTTGCCGCATCCGATGACGGACGGCTGGAGGTTCGCCTGTCCACCCCGAAGGAACTCGGCGGCGGGGGCGGTGAGGGGACGAACCCGGAGCAGCTTTTCGCGGCCGGCTACTCGGCCTGCTTCCTCGGCGCGCTGAAATTCGTCGCCTCGCAGAACAAGGTCGCTCTGCCATCTGACGCTTCGATCGAGGCCAAGGTCGGGATCGGCAAGCGCGACGACGGGGCAGGCTTCGGCCTAGTGGTCGAGCTGAAGGCGAACCTGCCGGGCCTGACCCAAGAGCAGGCGACCGATCTTGTGCACAAGGCCGACGTGGTCTGCCCGTATTCGCACGCGATCCGCGGCAACGTGCAGGTCACGCTGTCGGTCTAA